The DNA region GACCTTCCtgatagcataaaaccattgtATAGTTTAGGAAGTCACTTCTCTACTGATGATGGAATTATAACCGTTCATGATAAGATATACATCTCCACTGTTATGATAAGGGAAGTTTTACAGAGAATTCATGAGGGACACCAAGGTGTTAAAAAATGTAGAGAGTGGGCAAAATCATGTGTTTGGTGGAATGGCCTCAGCAAGGACATAGCTaacttttttgaaaaatgtagtCACTGTCAACTCTACGAGAGAACACAGAAGAAAGAGCCAATAATAACAACACCACTACCGGACCGACCCTGGCAACGAATAGCTACCGACCTATGTGAGTTCCAAAACAACCACTACCTTATAATATCCGATTACTTTTCAAGATATATTGAAATCACAAACCTTAAAAAAGACACAACAAGCATGAGAGAAGTAGAAGCGATTAAAACTGTTTGCGCTaaattaagataagataacttttattgatcctcaaaaaggaaattcattgctcgtcataataacaaagaaaacactagATGGGGAATCCATGAAACGGTCATCTCCGGACAATGGACCCCAGTTCACTTCATGTCAGTTTAAACTATTTGCAGAATAATTTGGGTTTCACCATGTAACAACCAGCCCACACTTCGCACAAGCAAATGGTAGAGCAGAGCGTGCAGTCCAAACAGCGAAAACTATGCTAAGACAAACAGACCCAACGTTGACACTTATGATATATCGATCAACGCCCATCGAAGCAACAGGCTATAGCCCTGCACAATTGATAATGGGACGCCAACCAAAGACGACACTACCAATACATGTAAAGAAGCTTCAACCAGAATTGCCTagcataaacaaattaaaagaaaaagataGAGAAACGTTACGAGCACTTTTACAACAAACGATACGGTGCCAAATCACTACCAGAATTGAAACCAAGTGACGTTGTACGTGTTAAGACATGCCACGATGAAATTTGGTCGAGTCCAGTAAATGTTGTAAGTGAAACAGATCAGCCAATATCCTACATTGTCCAGACCGCAAGCGGACAACTAAGGAGAAATCGTCAAAACTTACAGCAAAACACAGGTCACACTGACACTGAACAATATCAAAACCGTATTCCAGAAACCAACAATACTACAACCGACGTAGCATCACCACGACCAAACCAGAGCTACAGAACTCCCGCTAGACGACGAGTGAAGTCAGTCAACAAACTTGACTTGTGAACTTTTACACACAAAATATGTTGTGCAACGTTGTGCACCTTAATCGTTTAAGATGGAACTTGTTATTTTGAACTTTCGGACattgtttatttgttaatgTTTCTGTGGCTCATGATTAATGACAATGCTATTGTTTCGATAAATAAGACCAACAATACAGTATCAATactttaatgcatttattactAATTAGCATAATAATATAGCACAACCACTgacttaataatatttaatgatttattctataattaataatattctgtTCTTTGAACTCAAAGTAAGGAAGATGTCATGATAATGTATTACCGATACACCG from Antedon mediterranea chromosome 2, ecAntMedi1.1, whole genome shotgun sequence includes:
- the LOC140039398 gene encoding uncharacterized protein — encoded protein: MRLMRYNPKAKHVPWKDMVIADTLSRSPINTNESNTEQAVAHYLESITNTWSVSPSRLKRIKEATKRECQTLMKDILEGWPKHFSDLPDSIKPLYSLGSHFSTDDGIITVHDKIYISTVMIREVLQRIHEGHQGVKKCREWAKSCVWWNGLSKDIANFFEKCSHCQLYERTQKKEPIITTPLPDRPWQRIATDLCEFQNNHYLIISDYFSRYIEITNLKKDTTSMREVEAIKTVCAKLR